Genomic DNA from Filimonas effusa:
TAAAATTGAAGACGATATCCTCTTCTAACGATTCACTTCAATGCATGCAGATGTTAGCACTCAGAAGCTTCTTCCTGTTTATAGTGTTTACTGGCATATTTTTAAATATAGCAAACTGCCAGCCTGGAAAACAATTGAAACCAGGAATTGATTATCCGGCAGAAATTGAAAACCCGGAATTGCTCGGAATTAATAAAGAACCATACCATGCAACGTTAATGCCTTACGGTAGCCTGCAGGAGGCGCTGGCGGGAAAAAGACAGGCCTCCTCTTATAGCCGTAGCCTGAATGGAAAATGGAAGTTCAACTGGGTGCCTAGTCCCGAAAAAAGACCTGTGGATTTTTATAAGCTGAATTATGACGTTTCCGGTTGGAACGACATACCCGTGCCCTCTAACTGGGAAGTACATGGGTATGGGACGCCTTTTTACCGGAACCTGGGATATACAATTAAAAAAGATTATCCGAACGTCATGAGCGAACCCGATAAAAATTATACGGCCTATAAAGAACGGAATCCCGTAGGTTGTTACCGTCGTAGTTTTGAACTGCCTGCCGCCTGGAAAGACCGCCGCATGTTCCTGACATTCGATGGGGTCGATTGCGCTTTTTTTGTTTGGATAAATGGGCAACAGGTTGGCTTTAGTGTCAATAGCAGGAATGCAGCGGAATTTGATATTACAAAATATGTAAACGCAGGCGCCAATACCATAGCTGTAGAAGTTTACCAGTATAGCTCAGGCACATGGCTCGAAGATCAGGATATGTGGCGCTTGCATGGTATATTTCGCAACGTTACCATCTGGAGCAGCCCGCAGGTGCATATGCGTGATTTTTTTGTAAAACAGGATCTTGATAGCAATTATAAAGATGCAGTAGTGGAAGTCCTTACCAGCGTAAAAAACTATGGCGAAACGGCAGGTAAGCAACAATCCATAGAAGCCGTATTATATGATAAAGAAGGTAACAGGGTGGCCGCTGCTAACGTCACGGGAAAGGCATTGCATGCCGGCGAAGAAGAACAGCTTTCTATAAAGTTTCCGGTAAAAGATCCTGCAAAATGGACCGCAGAAACTCCCAACTTATATACGCTGGTATTAACCAGTTCTGAAGGAGAAATTATTTCAACCAGGGTAGGATTCAGAAAAATTGAGATCAAAGGACGGGTATTTACAGTCAACGGTGTGCCCATTAAACTAAAAGGAGTCAATCGCCACGAACATTGGTCCGATGTAGGCCATGCCGTTACGGAACAACAAATGATCCGCGACCTGGAAGTGATTAAACAAGGTAATTGCAATCATATACGTACCAGCCATTATTGCGACGATCCGCGTTGGTACGAACTATGCGATGAATGGGGTATCTGGCTCGTAGCAGAAGCAAATGTGGAATGTCATGGCTACGATGGACGGTTCGATAACGAACCTACTATAAAAGCAGCCATTATTGACCGGAACATCGCTAATATCCAAAATTTTAAAAATCATGCCTCCGTCATTATCTGGTCACTGGGTAATGAATGCGGCTGGGGCGCAACGCCTAATTTTGTGGCAGCCATGAATGCGGTTAAAGCGCTTGATCCCAGCCGGCCCATCCATTACGAACGGTTCGGAACAGGAAAGAATAATCCCGCCGATTTGGACGGAAGAATGTACGGCACGGCAGAAGACTATGTAAGGGTCATTCAGAATAAAGAATCGACAAAGCCTTTTTACATCTGCGAGTTTTTACATGCCATGTTTAATTCCATGGGGTCGCTGGCCGATTACTCTGAAGCGTTCGATAATAATCCTGAGATCCTGGGTGGCGCTATCTGGGAATTTCAGGACCAGGCTTTAATAAATGACCGCAATCCGGATCATCGCATTCTGGCCTTCGGAGGTGGCTTTGGTGAAGTGCCTAACGACCATTACTTTATTCATAAAGGCGTGATATCTTACGATCGTGCCATAGAAGGAAATAAAGTAAAGCCGCATTATCCCGAGATGAAAAAAGCATTTCAATGGATAGCAACTGAACTTGTTGATCCCTTAAACGGTACCCTCCGCATTAGGAATAAATACCAGTTCATTACACTCGATGATTTTGAAGCATCCTGGAGTATAACGGAAAATGGTATTGAAATTAAAAGTGGAAGTTTGGTATTGCCGCGTATTGAGGCCCGTCGGGAAAGAATCGTCCATCTTCCGTTGAAGATAGAAGCAGTTCGTCCCGGCGCGGAATACTTTTTGCGGATTTCCTTTAAGCAAAAGAACAACGTGTTGTGGGCAGGAAAAGGTTTTGAAGTAGCTTCGGAGCAATTTAAGTTGCCTATTAAAATACTGCCGCCAATAGTGGCACGAGTTTCTATGCCGCCGGTGAAACTAAATGAAACCGGTGCTTTGGTTACAATAGCAGGCAATGGTTTCTCTGTGGTATTTAATAAAACGACCGGCTTAATGACGCAGCTCGTAAAAAGAGGAACAAACCTGCTGGCTGCGAACGGCGGCCCCGGGATCTGCCTGTCACGCGCTGCCCATCAAACCGACGATGGCTGGGTGAACAGAACATGGGACAGGTTTGGTATACAATCATTAAAAGATTCTCTACTGAGTTTTAATATGGAACGGCTTGCTGGCGATGTGGTAAAGTTGACATCCATCATAATGGCTACCGGTAAAGAGGGCTTTAATACGCGTCATACTGCCGTATATTTTATACAGGGCGATGGCACGGTTAAAGTTGAAAATAAACTGCAGTTCTCTGGCTGGCGCGTAAACCTGGCGCGCATTGGTGTTAGATTCTTATTCGATAAAAAACTCGATCAGGTACAGTATTTCGGAAGGGGGCCTTTTGAAAACTACGCCGACCGTAAAACTGCCGCAGATGTGGGCCTGTTTGAGTTGAGTGTAAACCAGCAATACGAATACGAAAAACCAATGGAAAGAGGTAATCATGAAGAGGTCCGATGGGTAAAACTAAGCGGCGTTACACAACCTGCTGTGCGTATACAGGCCGACGAAAACCTGATGCAGTTCTCCGCATTGCCGCATACCGATGAACAAATGTCCCCGGTAGAATATAAAATAGATTTGCCGGCAAGCAAGGCAACCGTATTTTGTCTCTCAACAAAAACCTTGGGAGTAGGGTCCGCCAGTTGCGGACCTAGACCATTGGATAAGTATCTGGTATGGTCCGACGATACAACCTTTACTTATACAATTGATTTAACTGATAAATAGATATAAAGAAGGCACCTCATAAATATGGGGTGCCTTTTTCATTTTAAACTGTACTGTATGAGAAGGGTTAGAGCGAAGCAAGCTGTGGTGAATTCGCCAGTTGCTTTTGTTTTGCCTGGAGTACGGAACGGGCTGCTTCTACAATATGTGCTGCATCAAGACCGTATTTTTTCATGAGTTCAGCTGGTTTGCCGCTTTCGCCAAATGAATCATTTACCGCTACATAACGCATAGGCACTGGGTCTTTGGTGATCAGTAATTGCGCAATGCTGTCACCTAATCCACCAAGCCGGTTATGCTCTTCTGCGCTTACTACACACCTGGTTTTCGCTACCGATTTAAGTATAGCCTCTTCGTCAAGCGGTTTAATCGTATGTATGTTGATGATCTCTGCATCGATCCCCATTTCAGCTAACTGTTCTCCTGCAAGAATAGCTTCCCATACTAGGTGACCGGTCGCAAAAATGCTTACATCGGCCCCCTCGTTAACCATCCATGCTTTTCCTATTTCAAAATGCTGGTCGGGAGCTGTGAATATAGGCACCACCGGGCGTCCGAAACGAAGGTAAACCGGTCCGTTGAACTCGGCAATCGCTTCTGTTGCTGCTTTTGTTTGATTGTAATCGCAGGGATTGATAACAGTCATGCCAGGCAGCATTTTCATTAGGCCAATGTCTTCCAGTATCTGGTGTGTGGCGCCGTCTTCTCCCAATGTAAGCCCGGCATGCGAAGCGCATATCTTTACATTCTTTCCGCTGTAAGCAATACTTTGCCGGATCTGATCGTACACACGCCCCGTAGAAAAGTTGGCAAAGGTGCCGGTAAATGGGATACTGCCCCCAATGGTCATACCCGCAGCTATTCCCATCATATTGGCCTCGGCTATCCCTACTTGCGTAAACCGGTCCGGGAATTCTTTAATAAATGCTTCCATTTTGAGAGAGCCGATCAGGTCGGCACAAAGCGCCACAACATTTTCATTTTTGCGGCCTGCTTCCAGTAGGCCGGCGCCAAAGCCGGAACGCGTATCTTTCGATTCCGTGTAGGTATATTTCTTCATTTAAATAACTTGAATTTCTTACTAGTAATCAGCCAGGGTGCTGGTGAGTTCCGATAGCGCCTGCTTTTGCTGCTCGTCATTAGGAGCGGCGCCATGCCATTTGTGCGATCCTGTCATAAAGCTCACGCCGTGTCCCATATTGGTTTTCATGAGTATAACTATAGGTTTGCCATTGTGCGCACGGGATTTGGCAAGCTCAAGCGTGGCCATAACTTCGCTCATTTTGTTCCCGTCCATTTTTAATACATCCCATCCAAAGGCTACCCATTTGGCATGTAAATCACCAAGCGATAATACCTGTTCCGTTGAACCATCTATCTGCTGACCATTGACATCGATAGTGACAATCAGGTTATCTACCTTTTTGGCAGGAGCAAACAAGGCCGCTTCCCATATCTGACCTTCCTGTAGCTCGCCATCGCCATGCAGACTAAATACCAGCGACTGGTCTCCCTTGCGCTTTTTGGTTAAGGCAGCACCTATCGCTACCGAAAGTCCCTGGCCCAGGGAGCCGGATGACATACGTACGCCAGGCAGTCCTTCATGTGTGGTAGGATGTCCCTGTACACGGGAATTTAATTGCCGGAAAGTGGCTAACTCACTTACATCGAAATAACCGCTGCGTGCCAGTACTGCATAAAATACCGGCGAAATATGGCCATTGGAAAGAAAGAAAAGATCTTCGCCCGTACCATCCATATGAAAGGCAGGATCATGCTTCATGATCTTGAAATAGAGTGCCACCATAAAGTCTGTACACCCCAGGGAGCCGCCCGGGTGCCCCGACTGGCATCCATGTACCATGCGAATAATATCGCGGCGAACCTGCTTCGCTATCTCTTCCAGCTCAGATTCACTCAACATTTTTGTAGAAGTCATTAAGTTTATTGATTTAGTGTTGCTTATAAAGAGATTTTCTATAGGCTTGCAGGAATCATTTGATACCTGCCGCTCAGGTGCAACAAACTGAACAGGTATAGCAAGCCATCGTAATAAGGATCAAAATAGCCATCATCATAAGGCTCCAGTTTCGCATTCCATAACTGGTGTACAAAATCAAGACTTCCTTTGTCGTTGTTAAGAAGAGAAGTGGTGGCAACTGTTGCCACTAGCCCTATTGAGTGCCTTAATTTAGTAACGGTACCGGCCGGCAATATAAAATTGGGACGGGACCCGTCAAGGTTAAACTGGTCTTCAAAACTGTCTATTCCCTTCAAACGCAGGAAGGCTTGCAGGCGTTTGGCATAGCTTTCCTGCCACTGTTTGTCTTTGCCAAACCAGCAATAATCCATTGCTATATTCATGGGTACACGCCAGGAATCATAGCGGAATGCTGCTGGCATCCAGGGAGTAGAATGTGCTGCCCCACTGAAGTCTGCATAATCGGGGTTCAGTCCCGTTACCGGGTCGCAGGTTCTTTTCAGGAAAGCACGGGATGTGTCCGCACAATCTCTGTAAAACTGTTCATGCCCGTCTTTGGCGTAAATGGCCCATACCTCCATGAAGGCAGGAAGATGGTACGAAGGATCAGTCCAGTTATAATTGTTGCCCTCGGGCACAAAAGTAATTTGCTTGTGTTCGGTATTGATAAGGTTATATATATTGCCCGTGCCGTCTTTCTTCCACATCTCATCCAATATGAAACGGGCTTCGTTATAGTAATGTATGCCAGTATTGTTTCCCCATTTGTTGGCGGCAAATAATAAGCTCGTGATATAATAAAGTTCACCGTCAGAAGCAGAGCCTTCTGAATTCTTTTTCATAGTAGCCGGGTTAATGCTCCAGGCAAAATAACCCTTACGGGGACCATCCTGGTGCTGCAGGTATTTTTTCGACCAACGCCAGATACGGTCGAATACGTCTTTTTTATCCATTTGTACAGCTACCATCATGCCATAGGAGAGGCCTTCTGTCCGGGCGTCGTGGTTTTTTATGTCCGACACATAGGCCATAGAATCTCCTACTTCAAAGTAGATACGCTGGTCGCTTTCGAAAAGGGCATGATAAGTTTTGGCGAGTTTATCTTCTATCGCCGCATTACTATATCCGGCTTCTCTGAACAGGTTGCGGTTTTGCTGCGCCAGGCTTATTATTGGTAGTAAACAGCTAATAATGAGTATGCGTATTAGTTGCATCGTTTATGATTTATCAAATTAATTCAATGCTGCTTTCTGAAGAACATAACTAGGCAAATAATCGTTGCGACGAAGCTCTTTGTATGAGCCGGGAACGTACAACGATCCGCGTAGCTCCGTTGT
This window encodes:
- a CDS encoding glycoside hydrolase family 2 TIM barrel-domain containing protein; this encodes MKPGIDYPAEIENPELLGINKEPYHATLMPYGSLQEALAGKRQASSYSRSLNGKWKFNWVPSPEKRPVDFYKLNYDVSGWNDIPVPSNWEVHGYGTPFYRNLGYTIKKDYPNVMSEPDKNYTAYKERNPVGCYRRSFELPAAWKDRRMFLTFDGVDCAFFVWINGQQVGFSVNSRNAAEFDITKYVNAGANTIAVEVYQYSSGTWLEDQDMWRLHGIFRNVTIWSSPQVHMRDFFVKQDLDSNYKDAVVEVLTSVKNYGETAGKQQSIEAVLYDKEGNRVAAANVTGKALHAGEEEQLSIKFPVKDPAKWTAETPNLYTLVLTSSEGEIISTRVGFRKIEIKGRVFTVNGVPIKLKGVNRHEHWSDVGHAVTEQQMIRDLEVIKQGNCNHIRTSHYCDDPRWYELCDEWGIWLVAEANVECHGYDGRFDNEPTIKAAIIDRNIANIQNFKNHASVIIWSLGNECGWGATPNFVAAMNAVKALDPSRPIHYERFGTGKNNPADLDGRMYGTAEDYVRVIQNKESTKPFYICEFLHAMFNSMGSLADYSEAFDNNPEILGGAIWEFQDQALINDRNPDHRILAFGGGFGEVPNDHYFIHKGVISYDRAIEGNKVKPHYPEMKKAFQWIATELVDPLNGTLRIRNKYQFITLDDFEASWSITENGIEIKSGSLVLPRIEARRERIVHLPLKIEAVRPGAEYFLRISFKQKNNVLWAGKGFEVASEQFKLPIKILPPIVARVSMPPVKLNETGALVTIAGNGFSVVFNKTTGLMTQLVKRGTNLLAANGGPGICLSRAAHQTDDGWVNRTWDRFGIQSLKDSLLSFNMERLAGDVVKLTSIIMATGKEGFNTRHTAVYFIQGDGTVKVENKLQFSGWRVNLARIGVRFLFDKKLDQVQYFGRGPFENYADRKTAADVGLFELSVNQQYEYEKPMERGNHEEVRWVKLSGVTQPAVRIQADENLMQFSALPHTDEQMSPVEYKIDLPASKATVFCLSTKTLGVGSASCGPRPLDKYLVWSDDTTFTYTIDLTDK
- a CDS encoding transketolase family protein, with translation MKKYTYTESKDTRSGFGAGLLEAGRKNENVVALCADLIGSLKMEAFIKEFPDRFTQVGIAEANMMGIAAGMTIGGSIPFTGTFANFSTGRVYDQIRQSIAYSGKNVKICASHAGLTLGEDGATHQILEDIGLMKMLPGMTVINPCDYNQTKAATEAIAEFNGPVYLRFGRPVVPIFTAPDQHFEIGKAWMVNEGADVSIFATGHLVWEAILAGEQLAEMGIDAEIINIHTIKPLDEEAILKSVAKTRCVVSAEEHNRLGGLGDSIAQLLITKDPVPMRYVAVNDSFGESGKPAELMKKYGLDAAHIVEAARSVLQAKQKQLANSPQLASL
- a CDS encoding transketolase, with translation MTSTKMLSESELEEIAKQVRRDIIRMVHGCQSGHPGGSLGCTDFMVALYFKIMKHDPAFHMDGTGEDLFFLSNGHISPVFYAVLARSGYFDVSELATFRQLNSRVQGHPTTHEGLPGVRMSSGSLGQGLSVAIGAALTKKRKGDQSLVFSLHGDGELQEGQIWEAALFAPAKKVDNLIVTIDVNGQQIDGSTEQVLSLGDLHAKWVAFGWDVLKMDGNKMSEVMATLELAKSRAHNGKPIVILMKTNMGHGVSFMTGSHKWHGAAPNDEQQKQALSELTSTLADY
- a CDS encoding glycosyl hydrolase family 8; amino-acid sequence: MQLIRILIISCLLPIISLAQQNRNLFREAGYSNAAIEDKLAKTYHALFESDQRIYFEVGDSMAYVSDIKNHDARTEGLSYGMMVAVQMDKKDVFDRIWRWSKKYLQHQDGPRKGYFAWSINPATMKKNSEGSASDGELYYITSLLFAANKWGNNTGIHYYNEARFILDEMWKKDGTGNIYNLINTEHKQITFVPEGNNYNWTDPSYHLPAFMEVWAIYAKDGHEQFYRDCADTSRAFLKRTCDPVTGLNPDYADFSGAAHSTPWMPAAFRYDSWRVPMNIAMDYCWFGKDKQWQESYAKRLQAFLRLKGIDSFEDQFNLDGSRPNFILPAGTVTKLRHSIGLVATVATTSLLNNDKGSLDFVHQLWNAKLEPYDDGYFDPYYDGLLYLFSLLHLSGRYQMIPASL